One genomic segment of uncultured Desulfobacter sp. includes these proteins:
- the uca gene encoding urea carboxylase, with protein MFSKVLVANRGEIACRIIRTLKKMNIASVAVYSEADAHAMHVMEADESILIGPSPAAESYLNTERILSAARECGAQAIHPGYGFLSENADFAGQCAQAGISFIGPSDTHIREFGLKHLARQLAEQFDVPLVPGSQLLPSLDAALNAATEIGYPVMLKSTSGGGGIGMALCRSNDDLSEAWDRIKRLSENNFNDGGLFLEKYIADARHIEVQIFGDGQGNALVLGDRDCSVQRRNQKVVEETPAPGLSDALRQSLHSAARRLAQGVGYQSAGTVEFVYDTQTHQFYFLEVNTRLQVEHCVTEAVFGVDLVAWMIQLAAGDLPPLNRLTPESSGAAIEARIYAEDPGKAFQPSTGLLTQVVFPESARVDSWVVTGTFVSAFYDPLLSKIIVHGESREDAVCALKTALAETRLKGIETNLHLLRSICELPGFQQGTYTTRILDNYAYHAPTICVDAPGMQTTVQDFPGRVGYWAVGVPPSGPMDMLNHCLANRIAGNPPEAAALEITVKGPNLTFNAETIFVLTGADIQATLDGKPVPRYSPVTAPAGSVLKSGIAMDGQRACLAVRGGIDVPLYMGSRATFTLGQFGGHGGRSLQTGDVLWTGTLSASKPRALEQSQWPELTDHWEIGVLYGPHGAPDFFTSKDMETFFNTEWEVHYNSSRTGVRLIGPGPEWARQDGGEAGLHPSNIHDTPYAVGAVDYTGDMPVILGPDGPSLGGFVCPVTIIQAELWKTGQLKAGSRVRFRLLTPEDAQALEEQQQALIQDLCLPDPVAPVKGKAFTSTETAIIHKFSIDGDIQVVCRRAGDKNLLIEFGEPVLDLTLRFHVHTLMLALEEKRLNGILDLTPGIRSLQIHYDNRVQPLNALLQTIESVQKTLSGRQSRKVPARIVHLPLSWDDPATHQAIERYTQSVRPDAPWCPSNIEFIRRINGLDSIEDVKNVLFKASYLVMGLGDVYLGAPVATPLDPRYRLVTTKYNPARTWTPENAVGIGGAYLCVYGMEGPGGYQFVGRTVQMWNRYHETKEFKPGKPWLLRFFDQIRFYPVDHETLMEMRKNLPYGLAGIRIDEKEFDLDAYEAFLAENKESIQQFKDKQQSAFEAERRQWIENGQLNFSSEVPEHEEKAETVQVMPGCETVDSAVSGSLWKLQVKEGDAVKVGETIAILECMKMEVNLKSCCNGKVSQIFCSPGDLISSGQQLISIKPCQGAA; from the coding sequence ATGTTCAGCAAAGTATTGGTAGCCAACCGGGGTGAGATTGCCTGCAGAATCATCCGCACCCTGAAAAAAATGAATATTGCCTCGGTAGCGGTTTATTCGGAAGCCGACGCCCATGCCATGCATGTGATGGAAGCCGACGAGAGCATCCTGATCGGCCCTTCGCCGGCTGCAGAGAGTTACCTGAATACGGAACGTATTTTGTCGGCCGCCCGGGAGTGCGGTGCCCAGGCCATCCATCCGGGCTATGGCTTTTTGAGCGAAAATGCTGATTTTGCCGGCCAGTGCGCCCAGGCCGGTATTAGTTTCATCGGTCCAAGTGATACACATATCCGGGAGTTTGGCCTGAAACATCTTGCAAGACAATTGGCCGAGCAATTTGATGTCCCCCTGGTCCCGGGTTCGCAACTTTTGCCATCGCTGGATGCAGCCCTTAATGCGGCAACTGAAATCGGCTATCCCGTTATGCTTAAAAGCACATCAGGCGGGGGTGGTATCGGCATGGCGCTTTGCCGGTCAAACGATGACCTGTCCGAAGCCTGGGACCGGATCAAACGGCTGAGCGAAAATAATTTCAACGATGGCGGGCTTTTTCTTGAAAAATACATTGCAGACGCCCGGCACATTGAAGTCCAAATATTTGGAGACGGCCAGGGCAATGCTCTTGTCTTAGGAGATCGGGACTGCTCTGTTCAGCGAAGAAATCAAAAGGTCGTTGAAGAGACCCCGGCCCCAGGACTGTCTGATGCCCTTCGCCAAAGTCTTCACTCCGCCGCCCGGCGCCTGGCCCAAGGCGTTGGCTATCAATCGGCGGGCACCGTGGAGTTTGTTTACGATACCCAAACCCACCAATTTTATTTTCTGGAGGTCAACACACGGCTTCAAGTGGAGCATTGCGTTACCGAAGCGGTTTTTGGTGTTGACCTGGTGGCATGGATGATACAGCTTGCCGCAGGTGATCTGCCACCCTTGAACCGTCTGACACCGGAATCTTCGGGTGCCGCCATTGAGGCGCGGATTTATGCTGAGGACCCCGGAAAAGCATTTCAACCCAGCACCGGACTTCTGACACAGGTTGTTTTCCCTGAGTCTGCCCGGGTGGATAGTTGGGTGGTAACCGGCACCTTTGTATCCGCTTTTTATGACCCGCTTCTATCCAAGATTATCGTCCATGGAGAATCCCGCGAGGACGCGGTTTGCGCACTGAAAACCGCACTGGCCGAGACCCGCCTGAAAGGGATTGAAACCAATCTTCATCTTTTGCGCAGCATCTGTGAGTTGCCCGGATTCCAACAAGGGACATATACCACCCGGATTCTGGACAACTACGCCTACCATGCCCCCACCATTTGCGTGGATGCGCCGGGTATGCAGACCACGGTGCAGGACTTTCCGGGCCGTGTCGGCTACTGGGCTGTAGGGGTACCGCCCTCCGGCCCCATGGATATGCTGAACCACTGCCTGGCCAACCGCATTGCCGGAAATCCTCCAGAGGCAGCCGCCCTGGAGATCACGGTCAAAGGCCCAAATCTGACCTTTAACGCAGAGACGATTTTTGTGCTGACCGGCGCAGACATCCAGGCCACCCTGGACGGCAAACCCGTACCACGATATTCACCCGTAACCGCGCCGGCCGGATCTGTGCTGAAAAGCGGTATTGCCATGGATGGTCAGCGGGCCTGCCTGGCCGTGCGGGGCGGCATTGATGTGCCCCTGTACATGGGCAGCCGGGCCACATTCACCCTGGGGCAGTTCGGCGGCCATGGCGGCCGCAGCCTTCAAACCGGCGATGTTCTTTGGACGGGAACCCTTTCGGCATCCAAGCCCCGGGCACTGGAACAGTCCCAATGGCCCGAACTGACAGACCACTGGGAGATTGGCGTATTGTACGGCCCCCACGGTGCCCCCGATTTTTTCACATCCAAAGATATGGAGACGTTTTTCAACACAGAGTGGGAAGTCCATTATAACTCATCACGCACCGGTGTCCGCCTGATCGGGCCGGGGCCGGAATGGGCCAGGCAGGATGGCGGAGAGGCTGGCCTGCACCCGTCTAATATCCATGACACCCCCTATGCAGTGGGGGCGGTGGATTATACCGGCGACATGCCGGTGATATTAGGGCCGGATGGTCCAAGTCTTGGCGGCTTTGTATGCCCGGTGACCATTATCCAGGCAGAATTGTGGAAAACCGGACAGCTCAAAGCCGGCAGTCGGGTGCGGTTCCGCCTGCTCACGCCCGAAGACGCCCAGGCCCTTGAAGAACAGCAGCAAGCATTGATCCAGGACCTTTGCCTGCCAGACCCAGTGGCCCCGGTTAAGGGAAAGGCCTTTACCAGTACGGAAACGGCCATCATTCACAAATTTTCGATTGACGGCGACATCCAGGTGGTCTGCCGAAGAGCCGGGGATAAAAACCTGCTCATCGAATTTGGCGAACCAGTGCTGGATCTGACCCTTCGGTTTCATGTCCACACCCTGATGCTGGCACTGGAGGAAAAACGACTGAACGGCATCCTGGATCTGACCCCCGGCATCAGGTCTTTGCAGATCCATTACGACAACCGGGTCCAACCCCTGAACGCATTGCTGCAGACCATTGAATCCGTTCAAAAAACCCTTTCCGGCCGCCAGAGCCGTAAGGTCCCGGCCCGGATTGTCCATCTACCCCTAAGCTGGGACGATCCAGCCACCCACCAGGCCATTGAGCGCTATACCCAATCGGTCCGGCCCGATGCCCCCTGGTGCCCGTCCAATATCGAATTTATCCGCCGCATCAACGGCCTGGACAGCATTGAGGATGTGAAAAACGTACTGTTCAAAGCCAGTTATCTGGTGATGGGTTTGGGCGATGTTTACCTGGGCGCGCCGGTGGCCACGCCCCTGGATCCAAGATACAGACTGGTCACCACAAAATATAATCCCGCCCGTACCTGGACCCCGGAAAATGCCGTTGGGATCGGCGGGGCCTATCTGTGCGTCTATGGCATGGAAGGGCCTGGTGGTTACCAATTTGTGGGCCGCACCGTTCAGATGTGGAACCGTTATCATGAGACCAAGGAATTCAAACCGGGTAAGCCCTGGCTGCTGCGATTTTTTGACCAGATCCGCTTTTATCCGGTGGACCACGAGACCTTGATGGAGATGCGAAAGAATCTGCCCTACGGCCTGGCCGGCATCCGCATTGACGAAAAAGAATTCGACCTGGACGCATATGAAGCGTTTCTGGCTGAAAACAAAGAAAGCATTCAGCAGTTCAAAGACAAACAGCAGTCCGCTTTTGAAGCGGAACGCCGCCAGTGGATAGAAAACGGTCAGCTCAATTTCAGCAGCGAAGTCCCGGAGCACGAGGAAAAGGCAGAGACCGTGCAGGTGATGCCCGGATGTGAAACCGTTGACAGTGCTGTTTCCGGAAGCCTTTGGAAATTGCAGGTCAAAGAGGGAGATGCCGTCAAAGTTGGGGAAACCATTGCTATCCTTGAATGCATGAAAATGGAAGTGAATCTCAAATCCTGCTGCAACGGCAAAGTTAGCCAGATTTTTTGTTCACCCGGAGACTTGATATCTTCCGGCCAGCAACTAATTTCCATTAAACCCTGTCAAGGAGCCGCCTGA
- a CDS encoding urea amidolyase associated protein UAAP2 produces the protein MTIPLTQSPLDTQDAIFTHTVAAGDGWMHLLKKGQTLRITDLHGNQAVDTIFFNADNTNERYHAANTMREQKNVYISTGTDIRSSENNIMLTVTADTCGRHDTLGSACSCESNTARYDFDRRYMHSCRDIFLKTLLDWGNGMDKRDQVCNINFFMNVPVNPEGGSNFEDGISQPMKYVEMAAKMNVLVLVSNCPQLNNPCNAYNPTPVEMTIWNPA, from the coding sequence ATGACCATCCCACTAACCCAAAGCCCTCTGGACACCCAGGATGCCATATTTACCCATACCGTAGCTGCCGGGGACGGCTGGATGCATCTTTTGAAAAAAGGACAGACCCTTCGGATTACAGACCTTCACGGCAACCAGGCCGTGGACACCATTTTTTTTAATGCGGACAATACCAACGAGCGCTACCACGCCGCAAATACCATGAGAGAACAAAAAAATGTATATATCTCCACAGGCACAGATATTCGCTCCAGTGAAAATAATATCATGCTGACGGTAACCGCAGATACCTGCGGCCGTCATGACACCTTAGGCAGCGCCTGCTCATGCGAAAGCAACACCGCCCGGTATGACTTTGACAGACGCTATATGCATTCGTGCAGGGATATCTTTTTAAAGACGCTTCTGGATTGGGGCAACGGCATGGATAAACGCGACCAGGTCTGCAATATCAACTTTTTCATGAACGTGCCGGTGAATCCGGAAGGCGGTTCCAATTTTGAAGACGGCATTTCCCAGCCCATGAAATATGTGGAGATGGCGGCCAAAATGAACGTCCTTGTGCTGGTTTCCAACTGTCCTCAGCTCAACAATCCGTGTAATGCATACAACCCCACGCCCGTGGAAATGACCATCTGGAATCCTGCCTGA
- the atzF gene encoding allophanate hydrolase, with protein sequence MNLTIEHLQRCYKDQNLTPENLIHKLIQICREDPKNVWIRLLTEDEIAPFLKNLEGKTPETLPLFGIPFAIKDNIDLAGIPTTAGCPEYTYTPEKSAFVVEQLINAGAIPMGKTNMDQFATGLVGTRSPYGACRNSFNPDYISGGSSSGSAVALASGMCSFSLGTDTAGSGRVPAAFNNILGVKPSKGLLSTQGVVPACRSLDCVSIFALCAQDAEKIFQTAVVFDPTDPFSRKAPGTPKQTFNNSKFTFGVPAAKDLNFFGNQAYEQCFRKSIDMLTDMGGTCIEIDFAPFLDAAQLLYEGPWVAERTLAVGNFLLENPNAGVPVTRQIICDGKPWTAEAVFSCLYKLQALKQKTDAVLDTVNFLVTPTAGTCYTIDAVNADPVRLNSNLGYYTNYMNLLDYCSLAVPTAMTQTVPFGVTLVSQAFEDLLLLQAGACLHAQAALPMGCGPDTPPPLPAKSLSNETVQVAVCGAHLEGLPLHHQLIDLGAVLLQKTHTADVYRMFALESQPPKPGLIRDEHAGAAIEVEIYALSVSAFGQFVQQIPHPLGIGKLELSDGTWVSGFIAEPIVKESGCEITQYGGWRAYLKPCKKIRRNKKASKKGSRRQ encoded by the coding sequence ATGAATTTGACTATTGAACATTTGCAAAGGTGTTATAAAGACCAGAACCTGACCCCTGAAAACCTGATTCACAAGCTGATCCAAATCTGCCGGGAAGACCCAAAAAATGTCTGGATACGCCTGTTAACCGAAGATGAGATTGCGCCTTTCCTTAAAAACCTCGAAGGAAAGACGCCTGAGACCCTGCCGCTGTTCGGCATCCCTTTTGCCATTAAGGACAATATTGATCTGGCAGGCATTCCCACCACCGCAGGATGCCCGGAATACACCTACACGCCGGAAAAATCGGCTTTTGTGGTTGAGCAGTTGATCAATGCCGGTGCCATCCCCATGGGCAAAACCAACATGGATCAATTTGCCACAGGACTCGTGGGAACGCGTTCGCCATACGGTGCCTGCCGGAACAGCTTTAATCCGGATTACATTTCAGGCGGCTCCAGCAGCGGCTCGGCCGTTGCCCTGGCAAGCGGCATGTGCAGTTTTTCCCTGGGAACAGATACCGCAGGATCTGGAAGGGTCCCGGCCGCGTTTAATAATATCCTGGGTGTCAAACCCAGCAAAGGCCTGCTCAGTACCCAGGGGGTGGTTCCCGCCTGCCGCAGCCTGGACTGTGTATCGATTTTTGCCCTGTGTGCACAAGATGCCGAAAAAATTTTTCAAACAGCTGTGGTCTTTGATCCGACAGATCCCTTTTCCCGGAAGGCACCCGGCACCCCGAAACAAACCTTCAATAATTCCAAGTTTACCTTTGGCGTTCCTGCGGCAAAGGATCTTAACTTTTTTGGCAATCAGGCCTATGAGCAGTGCTTTCGTAAAAGCATTGATATGCTCACGGACATGGGCGGCACCTGTATTGAAATTGATTTTGCACCATTTCTTGATGCGGCACAATTGTTGTACGAAGGCCCATGGGTGGCGGAACGCACCCTTGCCGTAGGTAATTTTCTGTTGGAAAACCCAAACGCAGGCGTCCCTGTGACCCGTCAGATCATCTGCGACGGAAAACCATGGACAGCAGAGGCCGTTTTTTCTTGCCTTTACAAGTTGCAGGCGCTTAAACAAAAGACCGATGCCGTCTTAGATACCGTCAATTTTCTGGTCACCCCCACGGCCGGCACCTGTTATACCATTGATGCGGTGAATGCCGACCCGGTTCGGTTGAACAGCAATTTAGGATATTATACCAATTATATGAACCTGCTGGACTACTGCAGCTTAGCCGTTCCCACGGCCATGACACAGACCGTGCCCTTTGGCGTCACCCTGGTGAGCCAAGCCTTTGAGGATTTGCTGCTGCTTCAGGCGGGTGCATGTCTGCATGCTCAGGCTGCCCTTCCCATGGGCTGCGGGCCGGATACGCCCCCGCCGCTGCCTGCAAAATCTTTATCCAATGAAACCGTGCAGGTTGCGGTCTGTGGTGCCCACCTTGAAGGGTTGCCCCTCCACCACCAGTTAATCGACCTGGGCGCGGTCTTGTTACAAAAAACCCATACAGCTGACGTCTATCGTATGTTTGCCCTGGAAAGCCAACCGCCGAAACCCGGCTTGATCCGTGATGAACACGCCGGAGCAGCCATTGAAGTGGAAATTTATGCGCTTTCAGTGTCGGCATTTGGGCAATTTGTCCAGCAGATCCCCCACCCGCTGGGTATTGGAAAATTGGAATTATCCGATGGCACCTGGGTTTCAGGTTTTATCGCAGAGCCGATTGTAAAGGAATCCGGCTGTGAAATCACACAATATGGCGGCTGGCGAGCCTATCTTAAGCCCTGTAAAAAAATTCGACGAAATAAAAAAGCCTCAAAGAAAGGGTCCCGGAGACAATAG